The Oryza brachyantha chromosome 7, ObraRS2, whole genome shotgun sequence genomic interval TTATCCCTTGTTCccaaaaaaagttttaattttcgGGGTTCCCCAAGTCCCACGCGATTTGTTTATATTAGGAGTAGAGgacggaggaagaagaagatccgtGACTGGAATTTTTCATGGTGTTCAAAAGTATTAGGATTTTCCATCAGTCCATTTTGTGCCAAATTCTATTATATCCAAGAAATGCCATGGGCCAAATGAGGCTAAAAGAATAGCAAAATGTTGTTGAACATGAGAACAGTAGCTAGAAAACTAAAAGTTTCAATCCTCTTCACAACTTGATGTACGTGCTTACAGATATTGATAGGTTACTAATCTGCTACTTTGCCTTAGACCCTATTTTGAAGTCGATATCTTTTCCATTAACTGAAGGTTTGCATTTGTGTGCTCATAGTTGCTGAATTTGAGCTGGACAATGGATCTGGAGACGGAGAATCGTCTCGCTTCGTTACTTCTTGAAGAGGCGAGGAGGTTGCAGGCGGAGGCTGACAGGGAAGGTGTTCAGGCATATCTGCGGAAGCCCAATGTAAGACATCGTCCAAATTCACGGTTCCTCACGGCCACTGTTCGCGGAGTTCAGCAAGGTTAGCATCATGTTTTTCAGTTTTCGTTATTTCATACTCCCGGTGTTGATTACCTATCTAAGATGATTATAGTTTTTTGAATTTCTTGAATCGTTACTAGTCATTTGACAAACTTTTatctgaaattatttttctaaaatcacatttattttgtattttcccAACAAATGTGAAATGTCTGTTCTATGCCTTAATTGTGATCATGGTTAGAAACAAAATAGGTAGGAGTGACTTGTTGGAGAGAGTAATGAGACAGTCATAAGTATAGCATACGCCGTTGCTGATTTTCTTACCCAAATTACATGTGCTGTTTACCTACAGCAAATCGTGTTGTTGAGGTCAATGAAATGTGGCGTGCTAGAGAGAAGGAACTTCAACTGGAGTCTAAGATGAAACGAAGAACTAAAGATCTTGGTGACACCAGAGGTGAAAAACGCAAAAGTGACTTGAGAAACCAGAGTTCCAGCCCAAGGGTTGAAGAAGAAGGCATAGCTTATAATAGTTCCTACTCAGACCAGGAAGATGGTCTAGGGGATGACGACATTGAGAAGTTTCTTAATTCGAGGTATATAACCTCATCTGATCATAGTTACTTGTTTATCTTCTTTTGATAGTTCTAGTGCCAACATTTTTATGTTGCTGACAAAGATGTAACTTGGGTGGCTAGGGTGAAGCGAGGACGAGGGGCCATTGGTTCTAGGATGGACGAGCCTGGTCCATACCTTAATGCTACATCACGTGGTCAGGACAGTGGACCTAGTGCTGATATACGGTTGGAAGAAAAATGGGAACGACGAGTACAATGCCCTGAGAAACCACAGTTTTTGAGATCAAGATCTCCTGATGACTATTGGCATAGGGAAAAACTAGATGGAGAACCTTCCAGCCCAGAAGTCcacaagaaaaaggaaaagaagaaggagaagaattcagagaaaaaagacaagaaagagaaaaggaagaaaaaagacaAGAAGAAATCTAAgcatcgccaccaccaccatcacaaAAGCCGTCAAAGGGAGTGATTGTTCTGCATGCTGAGCAACAAAATTGTACACAAGAAAAGGGCCTCCCCTGAAATTAGTTGCTAATTGCTTGCTACTGTTACTTCTCACTTGAAACATGTTGTACCAATACTTGATATTGTGTGGAATGGGATATTTCTCTTGTCACACATTGTTAATACAAACATGGTTCTGAGGTTCTAGTGCCTACTTTTTTCTTATGCATATTTATACCAAGATGAATCAACAACCATCAGATAGATTTTGCCAATTGCATGTTCAAAAGCCTCATTAGGAAAAACATGGTATTGAATCGTGACCATTTGTTAGTTCAGTGTGATTTCATTGCTACATAACCTGCCATATCTTATCTGGCAACAACCGTATTTTGTAGAAATCCCTGAATTGTACTATTTTAGAACCACAAAAGGCATGCATCTTTGAGGAATTATAACTCTGAAGTGTTGAGTTCATCTAGCCACAGTTCACCAACAATGATAACTCTGGAGTGAGGAGTTCAGTATCTTCTCGTAGTTCAGAATTTCTGATTCGAATTATCAATACGCGGTTTAAGAATACACTCAGTGGCCTATACTTTTTTAGAAGTATTGACCATAACTATAACACATCGTCTTGAAAATTTATTGgcctcatttttttcatttatgtttgtgtttacaagccaaaatttatatttaacattgaattaaatttgaagttaatttaggagttttttcatcatagtctCTATTTATctgcctttgtttttaaattgctaagaacacgtgtataaaagttttatacaatttattttttatttgcaaacacGTTGTTTCGCTTTCAGTCAATGCAATAAAGCAACATGTAACTGGAGAGTTCTTCCACAAATAACGTTTATTTCgacatttttaaaatatgtccaTGTCGTGAATGAGAGATATTTTGTTTCTGCACACAGAATTAGTTAACATTTCCTGTTCATGGCCAGATAGTACAACAATCTGTAGAACCTCATTTGGATATTGATCAAACAATTCAGTACCCTTGCTGAGAGGGTCAAAAAGAACACAGTGATGGCATGTTTTTTCGTACGTGGTTTGCATAAATGTTGACATGATTACTACAtaacagaaagaaagaaaaaagttaaatctcTAGATTCTATCTGCCTATCTCATCTGTTGATGGCTGGCTGAAGGCAATCAGGGCCACTAATCGAGATTTATAGGCTCTGTACAGTATAATGCAACGTTTGAAGAACTGGATTCGACAAAATTTATCTGCAAAAACGATGAAATTGTCACTCGTCAGatgaaattattaaaaaaaataataaagtgaGAAAGTGAACAGAAGTAGTAAGTACTAAATAGTCAAGCAGACTATGGTTATCTGATCAAGTAAACATCAACAAATCATTCACAAACAAGGAGGATGAACAATGATATTTGGTAGCATAAGAATTTAGCAagcaaaatagacttattaTTCTGGAAAGTTACAAGAATCACGCACATGcatgataaataaaattatttcgaCATATACCAAGAAGTTAATGACTTTCACGAGTAGCTTATTCTAGCTGCTGCCATTGAGATGGTCTGAAGTTTTCGAGTAGTCAAGGAAATTTTGATTCAtcttgattatattttgggaatTTTGGTTGGGAACTGTAGTGCCTACACTAACATACTGAACAacaatgtttaaattttaaaaaacatgttgcGAAATTGCATCATTTGCTTTGACTCATTCATTGTGCAAGCCATCCAAAACTATACTCTATGCAGAAATGGTACTTCAAGAAATACTTTGGCTTGTTTAGTGGCTAATGCTTTAGAATCATGGGGCATACGTGCCCCAAAACATGAATAGACCCCCCAAAGTTTACACTTGCCTTTTTCTAGtgcaaaacaaaagagaataGTCAAACCTATATCACATTGCAAATTACAAATAGCTGAAATTTCAGGTTGAACAACTGAGATGCTGCCATTGAAACATGCACATTGCTCAGCAGTCAAAATTACACAACACAAAGGTCAGAAAGATAGCACTGTTAATTGTTTTCTTATAGGGGAAGTATTGTGCCATGCAAGGTACATATTGAGCAAGAATAAACAACCAAGAAAAGATCTGAGGTGATCACCTGCATGAATGAATGAGGAATGGCTCAAGATGATTCAGCCAACAACAAAGGGGCTGATCTCCCCGTTGCGCATGCCGCGGGCAATCTCACCGGCGATCACCAGGCACGCCGACACCCAGCCGGCGAGCACCGCCCACACCATGTCCACGATGTGAGCTGCAACCCACCATGGCATCATCATCCTTcctagctcctcctcctcctcactctAGCCTTTGCCTTTCCACAGCTGCTTCCCCCAGGAGGCAATTCCACAAACACCTTGCCTGCAAGCTCACAGCAGGGACCAATCATGGGTGAGCCGACAAGATGCCATGGCGGTGAAGAAAGATTAGATCTATCTGGCCTCCAATAATTGGCTCGATCCATTTAATCAAGACGAGGGGGATTGACAAGACACAGATCAATTAC includes:
- the LOC102715034 gene encoding nucleolar protein 58, which codes for MDLETENRLASLLLEEARRLQAEADREGVQAYLRKPNVRHRPNSRFLTATVRGVQQANRVVEVNEMWRAREKELQLESKMKRRTKDLGDTRGEKRKSDLRNQSSSPRVEEEGIAYNSSYSDQEDGLGDDDIEKFLNSRVKRGRGAIGSRMDEPGPYLNATSRGQDSGPSADIRLEEKWERRVQCPEKPQFLRSRSPDDYWHREKLDGEPSSPEVHKKKEKKKEKNSEKKDKKEKRKKKDKKKSKHRHHHHHKSRQRE